From one Drosophila gunungcola strain Sukarami chromosome 2R unlocalized genomic scaffold, Dgunungcola_SK_2 000006F, whole genome shotgun sequence genomic stretch:
- the LOC128255117 gene encoding LOW QUALITY PROTEIN: general odorant-binding protein 56d (The sequence of the model RefSeq protein was modified relative to this genomic sequence to represent the inferred CDS: inserted 1 base in 1 codon) produces the protein MKFLIVLTAVLAFTAAELQLSDEQKAVAQANGALCXQQEGITKEQAVALKAGDFADTDPKVKCFANCFLEKTGFLIDGQVQPAVVLAKLGPLGGEDTVKAVQAKCDGIKGSDKCDTAYQLFQCYHNNRAQI, from the exons ATGAAGTTTCTGATCGTTCTGACCGCCGTTTTGGCCTTCACTGCTGCC GAGCTGCAGCTATCGGATGAACAGAAGGCGGTGGCCCAGGCCAATGGAGCTCTTT ATCAGCAGGAGGGAATCACCAAGGAGCAGGCCGTTGCCCTAAAGGCAGGAGACTTTGCGGACACCGATCCCAAGGTAAAGTGCTTCGCTAACTGTTTCCTGGAGAAGACCGGATTCCTGATCGATGGGCAGGTGCAGCCCGCTGTTGTTCTGGCCAAGTTGGGCCCTCTGGGCGGAGAGGACACTGTGAAGGCAGTTCAAGCCAAGTGCGATGGTATTAAGGGGTCGGATAAGTGCGATACCGCCTATCAGCTATTCCAGTGCTACCACAATAACCGCGCCCAAATCTAA
- the LOC128255112 gene encoding uncharacterized protein LOC128255112: MHIQANLLPWLCLILSDLLPVAWTRSMTVSLNMSMTRTLVPDPPNGTETKLSQDMLRSCMRKTEISMSQLKLFHMSLLNSDYNSENDVAPSPVQSIGDVNNLGDLDFNGNSQMPFLDLKHNEPLQCFVSCLYETLDLDRYNVLLEEAFKSQVQTIIQHEKAEIKECSDLQGKTRCEAAYKLHLCYNHLKTLEAEQRIREILEKTEAESEGLGPDGTDFIDGVQHSGEAVTTTKAE; encoded by the exons ATGCACATTCAAGCCAATTTGCTGCCATGGCTTTGCCTGATTCTCAGTGATCTTTTGCCAGTGGCATGG ACCCGTTCAATGACTGTCTCGCTGAACATGTCGATGACCCGAACCCTGGTCCCAGATCCACCAAATGGGACAGAGACCAAGCTCAGCCAGGATATGCTGAGGTCCTGTATGCGAAAGACCGAGATCTCGATGTCGCAGCTGAAGCTCTTCCATATGAGCCTGCTGAACAGTGACTACAACAGCGAGAACGATGTGGCTCCGTCGCCAGTGCAATCCATCGGCGATGTCAATAACCTGGGCGATCTGGACTTTAATGGCAACTCGCAGATGCCGTTTCTCGATTTGAAGCACAATGAGCCACTGCAGTGTTTCGTTAGCTGCCTGTACGAGACCCTGGATCTGGACAGATACAATGTCCTGCTGGAGGAGGCCTTCAAGAGCCAGGTGCAGACGATCATCCAGCACGAGAAGGCCGAGATCAAGGAGTGTAGTGATTTGCAGGGCAAAACTCGGTGCGAGGCGGCCTACAAGTTGCACTTGTGCTACAACCACCTGAAGACCCTGGAGGCGGAGCAGCGTATCCGGGAGATCCTCGAGAAGACGGAGGCGGAGAGCGAGGGACTTGGTCCGGATGGCACCGACTTCATCGACGGCGTCCAGCACTCCGGCGAAGCGGTGACCACCACCAAAGCGGAGTAG
- the LOC128255115 gene encoding general odorant-binding protein 56a gives MKFNCLVVVFLIFTLCELAAGQTAAEVAAYKQMQQTCIKELNIAAGDANLLTTDKEVANPSESVKCYHSCVYKKLGLLGDDGKPNADKIFKFAQIRFSSLPIDKLKALLTSCGATKSTNICDFVYNYEKCVVKGINA, from the exons ATGAAATTTAACTGTTTGGTGGTAGTATTCCTCATTTTCACTTTGTGCGAATTGGCAGCG gGTCAGACTGCTGCTGAAGTGGCAGCCTACAAGCAAATGCAACAGACTTGCATCAAGGAGCTCAACATTGCTGCCGGTGATGCCAATTTGCTAACCACAGACAAGGAGGTGGCAAATCCCTCGGAGTCGGTAAAGTGCTATCATAGTTGTGTCTACAAAAAACTCGGACTCCTTGGAGACGATGGAAAGCCCAATGCCGACAAGATCTTCAAGTTCGCCCAGATCCGATTTAGCAGCCTGCCCATCGACAAACTGAAGGCCCTTCTCACTAGCTGTGGAGCTACCAAATCGACCAATATCTGTGACTTTGTCTACAACTACGAAAAATGTGTGGTCAAGGGAATTAATGCCTAA
- the LOC128254713 gene encoding thioredoxin, mitochondrial, whose translation MSSYRRVFRAERLMNLLKANRGMTSTTGRQPIFDVETRKDFEQRVINSDRPVVVDFHASWCCPCKALAPRLENIVSEQGGRVRLARVDIDEHGELALDYNVGSVPSLMVISNGKVVNRMVGLQTSEYIRKWLQKAVPHSEK comes from the exons ATGTCGAGCTACAGAAGAGTATTCCGGGCAGAGCGCCTTATGAATCTCCTCAAGGCCAACCGCGGAATGACCAGTACAACAGGCAGACAACCAATCTTTGATGTGGAGACCAGGAAGGACTTTGAGCAAAGGGTGATCAACAGCGATCGACCTGTGGTTGTAGATTTCCATGCCAG TTGGTGCTGCCCTTGCAAGGCTCTTGCCCCACGGTTGGAGAACATTGTGTCCGAGCAGGGCGGTCGGGTGAGGCTAGCCCGCGTCGATATTGATGAGCATGGGGAGCTGGCCTTGGACTACAACGTGGGTTCCGTTCCATCCCTGATGGTCATCAGCAACGGAAAGGTGGTAAATCGCATGGTTGGGCTCCAGACCAGCGAATACATTCGCAAGTGGCTCCAAAAAGCGGTGCCCCATTCGGAGAAGTAG
- the LOC128255113 gene encoding general odorant-binding protein 56d-like — MNVFLVFAAVAALAYADAVGLTNEKIAEIRQKAKACVEQEGVTKEQAIALKAGNFTDIDPKVKCFANCFLEKSGLVINGQVQPAVVLAKLGLLAGKDLVKDVQAKCDSVKGADKCDTSFQLYKCYKAKLPAKFEEQIKII; from the exons ATGAATGTGTTCCTTGTTTTTGCCGCCGTTGCCGCTCTAGCATACGCAGATGCTGTG GGGCTAACAAATGAAAAGATCGCCGAAATTAGGCAGAAGGCCAAGGCCTGTGTCGAACAGGAAGGCGTCACCAAGGAGCAGGCCATTGCCCTAAAGGCAGGGAACTTCACGGACATCGATCCCAAGGTGAAGTGCTTCGCCAACTGTTTCCTGGAGAAGTCCGGACTCGTGATCAATGGACAGGTGCAGCCCGCTGTCGTTCTGGCCAAATTGGGGCTGTTGGCCGGCAAGGACCTCGTGAAGGACGTTCAGGCCAAGTGCGATAGTGTTAAGGGAGCGGATAAGTGCGACACCAGCTTCCAGCTGTACAAGTGCTACAAAGCTAAGTTACCTGCTAAGTTTgaagaacaaattaaaatcatcTAA
- the LOC128255114 gene encoding general odorant-binding protein 56a, with the protein MNSYFVIALSAVFVALAVASPIELNEDQKALAKQHGEQCAAELNLTEEEKAKVKAKDFKNPTENIKCFANCFFEKVGTLKDGELQESVVLEKLGAFIGEEKTKAALEKCRSVKGENKCETAVKLHECFESFKPAAEVKA; encoded by the exons ATGAACTCCTACTTTGTGATTGCTTTGAGTGCTGTCTTTGTGGCTCTGGCTGTTGCCTCG cccATTGAACTGAACGAGGACCAAAAGGCTTTGGCCAAGCAGCATGGTGAGCAGTGCGCTGCCGAACTGAATTTGACCGAAGAAGAGAAGGCCAAGGTCAAGGCCAAGGACTTCAAGAACCCCACCGAGAACATCAAGTGCTTCGCAAACTGCTTCTTCGAGAAGGTCGGAACCCTGAAGGACGGTGAGCTGCAGGAGTCCGTTGTCCTGGAGAAATTGGGTGCCTTCATTGGCGAGGAGAAGACCAAGGCCGCTCTGGAAAAGTGCAGATCCGTCAAGGGGGAGAACAAGTGCGAAACCGCCGTGAAGCTGCACGAATGCTTCGAGAGCTTCAAGCCCGCCGCTGAGGTTAAGGCCTAA